A genomic window from Streptomyces sp. 846.5 includes:
- a CDS encoding SigB/SigF/SigG family RNA polymerase sigma factor yields MRQTTRTVAPRMPVPAELPQIPAAATVSPENAKALSKLLFHRLEQLEEGTPQYAYVRNTLVELNMALVKYAASRFRTRSEPMADIVQVGTIGLIKAINRFEPGRGLEFPTFALPTITGEIKRFFRDTSWAVRVPRRLQELRLALARATDALQQELDRTPTAAELAVRLSLTEAEVEEGLRAGMAYTAGSLDAPAEDGAESRAERIGYEDAAIALVDDRESLRPLIAELSPRDREILSLRFGSELTQSEIGAELGLSQMHVSRLLTRVLGRLRAGLLAED; encoded by the coding sequence ATGCGGCAGACGACACGCACGGTGGCGCCGAGGATGCCCGTCCCTGCGGAACTGCCCCAGATCCCCGCAGCGGCGACGGTCTCGCCCGAGAACGCGAAGGCCCTGTCGAAGCTGCTCTTCCACCGGCTGGAACAGCTGGAGGAGGGCACCCCGCAGTACGCCTACGTCCGGAACACCCTGGTCGAGCTGAACATGGCACTGGTGAAGTACGCCGCGTCGCGGTTCCGCACCCGCAGCGAGCCGATGGCGGACATCGTCCAGGTCGGCACGATCGGACTGATCAAGGCCATCAACCGGTTCGAGCCCGGCCGGGGCCTGGAGTTCCCCACCTTCGCGCTGCCCACCATCACCGGCGAGATCAAGCGCTTCTTCCGCGACACCAGCTGGGCCGTACGGGTCCCGCGGCGGCTCCAGGAGCTGCGGCTGGCCCTGGCCAGGGCCACCGACGCGCTGCAGCAGGAGCTGGACCGGACGCCGACCGCCGCCGAACTGGCGGTGCGCCTGAGTCTGACCGAGGCCGAGGTGGAGGAGGGGCTGCGGGCGGGCATGGCCTACACGGCCGGTTCGCTGGACGCCCCGGCGGAGGACGGCGCCGAGTCCCGCGCGGAGCGGATCGGCTACGAGGACGCCGCCATCGCCCTGGTCGACGACCGCGAATCGCTCCGGCCGCTGATCGCGGAGCTGTCGCCGCGCGACCGGGAGATCCTGTCGCTGCGGTTCGGCTCCGAGCTGACCCAGTCGGAGATCGGCGCCGAGCTGGGGCTTTCGCAGATGCATGTCTCCCGGCTGCTCACCCGGGTGCTGGGCAGGCTGCGGGCGGGGCTGCTGGCCGAGGACTGA
- a CDS encoding DEAD/DEAH box helicase, with the protein MNHRTSRTNDQRPATRFGRPTGTSARSGGGGGQFRGRPQQGAPRRRQSTAPQGEFEMPVSTTPSLPPVAAFSELDMPSGLLATLTREGVTEPFPIQAATLPNALAGRDVLGRGRTGSGKTLAFGLALLARTAGRRAEPKAPLALVLVPTRELAQQVADALTPYATAVNLRLTTVVGGMSIGRQAGSLRRGVEVLIATPGRLKDLIDRGDARLDRVAISVLDEADQMADMGFLPQVTNLLEQVRPDGQTMLFSATLDRNVDRLVRRFLSDPVTHSVDPSAGAVTTMEHHVLYVADTDKRAVTVEIAAREGRVIMFMDTKHATDKLAKELLANGVRAASLHGGKSQPQRNRVLEQFKDGHITALVATNVAARGIHVDNLDLVVNVDPPTDHKDYLHRGGRTARAGESGTVVTLVLSNQRREMARLMADAGITPNNDRVRAGDAELARITGARKPSGVPVVIAAPAPAVPSQGQRGPRGGSGRSGGGGNGGNGGRRPRRPSGQGQRPSRAA; encoded by the coding sequence GTGAACCATCGCACCAGCCGTACCAATGACCAGCGTCCCGCCACCCGCTTCGGCCGTCCCACCGGGACGAGCGCCCGCAGCGGTGGCGGCGGCGGGCAGTTCCGTGGCCGCCCGCAGCAGGGTGCCCCGCGCCGCCGTCAGAGCACCGCCCCGCAGGGCGAGTTCGAGATGCCCGTCAGCACCACTCCTTCGCTTCCGCCGGTCGCCGCCTTCAGCGAGCTGGACATGCCCAGCGGCCTGCTGGCGACGCTGACCCGCGAGGGCGTCACCGAGCCGTTCCCGATCCAGGCCGCGACCCTGCCGAACGCCCTGGCCGGACGGGACGTCCTCGGCCGGGGCCGAACCGGATCCGGCAAGACCCTGGCCTTCGGCCTGGCCCTGCTGGCCCGCACCGCGGGCCGCCGCGCCGAGCCCAAGGCCCCGCTGGCCCTGGTGCTGGTGCCGACCCGTGAGCTGGCCCAGCAGGTCGCCGACGCGCTCACCCCGTACGCCACCGCCGTGAACCTGCGGCTCACCACGGTCGTCGGCGGCATGTCCATCGGCCGCCAGGCCGGTTCGCTGCGCCGGGGCGTCGAGGTGCTGATCGCCACCCCGGGCCGGCTCAAGGACCTCATCGACCGCGGCGACGCCCGGCTCGACCGGGTCGCGATCAGCGTCCTGGACGAGGCCGACCAGATGGCCGACATGGGCTTCCTGCCGCAGGTCACCAACCTGCTGGAGCAGGTCCGTCCGGACGGCCAGACGATGCTGTTCTCGGCCACCCTGGACCGCAATGTGGACCGCTTGGTCCGCCGCTTCCTCAGCGACCCGGTCACCCACTCGGTGGACCCCTCGGCCGGCGCCGTCACCACCATGGAGCACCACGTGCTCTATGTCGCGGACACCGACAAGCGCGCCGTGACCGTGGAGATCGCCGCCCGCGAGGGCCGGGTGATCATGTTCATGGACACCAAGCACGCCACCGACAAGCTGGCCAAGGAGCTGCTCGCCAACGGCGTGCGCGCGGCCTCGCTGCACGGCGGCAAGTCCCAGCCGCAGCGCAACCGGGTGCTGGAGCAGTTCAAGGACGGCCACATCACCGCCCTGGTCGCCACCAACGTCGCCGCCCGCGGCATCCACGTGGACAACCTCGACCTGGTCGTCAACGTCGACCCGCCGACCGACCACAAGGACTACCTGCACCGCGGCGGCCGCACCGCCCGCGCGGGGGAGTCCGGCACCGTGGTCACCCTGGTGCTGTCCAACCAGCGCCGGGAGATGGCGCGGCTGATGGCCGACGCCGGGATCACCCCCAACAACGACCGGGTCCGGGCCGGTGACGCCGAGCTGGCCCGGATCACCGGTGCCCGCAAGCCCAGCGGCGTGCCGGTGGTCATCGCCGCGCCCGCCCCCGCCGTGCCGTCCCAGGGCCAGCGCGGTCCCCGCGGCGGCTCCGGCCGCAGCGGCGGCGGTGGCAACGGCGGCAACGGCGGTCGCCGCCCGCGCCGTCCCTCCGGCCAGGGCCAGCGCCCCAGCCGCGCGGCCTAG
- a CDS encoding MerR family transcriptional regulator: MELWTIGAFAKAARLSPKALRLYDELELLVPAHTDPVSGYRRYSQDQLARARLVARLRRIGMPLARIRQVCDLPRGEAAKAVAAYWDDVEAEQQERRDIVRFLVDTLSEGSTMLPVAVREMPARTMLCALRHVTSAEINEFTVGMVVRLGDGTVPSLTGMEGAPFFIYHGEVDEDSDGPVEWCRPIPDEAAEAMAARFPDLTIRQDPAHREAYVRLTRGELSPADGMRAGETLEAWMSAQADVTTPRGPLRQVFFADPRGVAPDTPVSDVIAALPPLPAPGAGSN; the protein is encoded by the coding sequence ATGGAGCTCTGGACCATCGGCGCCTTCGCCAAGGCGGCCCGCCTGTCACCGAAGGCGCTGCGGCTGTACGACGAGCTGGAGCTGCTCGTCCCCGCGCACACCGACCCGGTGTCCGGCTACCGCCGCTACAGCCAGGACCAGTTGGCCCGGGCCCGGCTGGTGGCCAGGCTGCGCCGGATCGGCATGCCGCTGGCCCGCATCCGCCAGGTCTGCGACCTGCCGCGCGGCGAGGCGGCCAAGGCCGTGGCCGCCTACTGGGACGACGTCGAAGCGGAACAGCAGGAGCGCCGCGACATCGTCCGTTTCCTCGTCGACACACTGTCGGAAGGATCCACCATGCTGCCTGTCGCGGTACGCGAGATGCCGGCGCGCACCATGCTCTGCGCGCTGCGCCATGTCACCTCGGCCGAGATCAACGAGTTCACCGTCGGGATGGTGGTCCGCCTCGGCGACGGCACCGTCCCCTCGCTCACCGGAATGGAGGGCGCGCCCTTCTTCATCTACCACGGGGAGGTGGACGAGGACTCGGACGGCCCGGTCGAGTGGTGCCGTCCCATCCCGGACGAGGCGGCCGAGGCGATGGCCGCCCGCTTCCCCGACCTGACGATCCGCCAGGACCCGGCGCACCGGGAGGCCTATGTCCGGCTCACCCGCGGGGAGCTGTCGCCCGCCGACGGGATGCGGGCCGGGGAGACCCTGGAGGCCTGGATGAGCGCCCAGGCCGACGTGACGACTCCGCGCGGCCCGTTGCGGCAGGTCTTCTTCGCCGACCCCCGGGGTGTGGCGCCGGACACACCGGTCAGCGACGTGATCGCGGCGCTGCCGCCGTTGCCCGCACCCGGGGCCGGCTCGAACTGA
- the efeB gene encoding iron uptake transporter deferrochelatase/peroxidase subunit yields MSPSAEPLRRRSFLRGAAVGTAVGVGALGVERAAAAGSDGGVDPAGRRIPFGGPHQAGIATPQQAAATFASFDVTAADRTALRELFQTLTDRIRFLTAGGTPPDVGVASVPPDSATLGPAVPADGLTVTVGVGASLFDARYGLAARRPARLKPMPVFPNDHLAGSTELHGDLSIQLCADSRDTVMHALRDITRHTRSGMQLTWKADGFHAAPRPTGAQRNQLGFKDGIANPDVARAAVADALLWTRGGAGGEPAWTEGGSYQVVRIIRMLVEFWDRVSLHEQETMIGRRRDTGAPLDGNRETDVPDYAADPHGIAVPMTAHIRLANPRTRATAAQQILRRGYNYDRGVDVNGNLDVGLLFCSYQQDVVRQFEAVQASLADEPLVDYIRPTGGGYFFALPGVQGPSDFLGAGMLS; encoded by the coding sequence ATGAGCCCCTCCGCCGAGCCGCTGCGCCGCCGGTCGTTCCTGCGCGGTGCGGCGGTCGGCACCGCCGTCGGGGTCGGCGCGCTGGGCGTGGAACGGGCAGCCGCGGCCGGGTCCGACGGCGGCGTGGATCCGGCCGGGCGCCGCATCCCCTTCGGGGGGCCGCACCAGGCCGGCATCGCCACCCCGCAGCAGGCCGCCGCCACCTTCGCCTCCTTCGACGTCACCGCCGCCGACCGGACCGCCCTGCGCGAGCTGTTCCAGACCCTCACCGACCGGATCCGCTTCCTCACCGCCGGCGGTACCCCTCCCGACGTCGGCGTCGCCTCGGTGCCCCCGGACAGCGCCACCCTCGGCCCCGCCGTCCCGGCCGACGGACTGACCGTCACCGTCGGTGTCGGCGCCTCGCTGTTCGACGCCCGCTACGGCCTCGCGGCCCGCCGGCCGGCCCGGCTCAAGCCGATGCCGGTGTTCCCCAACGACCATCTGGCCGGGTCGACAGAGCTCCATGGCGATCTGTCGATCCAGCTCTGTGCCGACTCCCGGGACACCGTGATGCACGCCCTGCGCGACATCACCCGGCACACCCGCTCCGGGATGCAGCTCACCTGGAAGGCCGACGGTTTCCATGCCGCCCCGCGCCCCACCGGCGCGCAGCGCAACCAGCTCGGCTTCAAGGACGGCATCGCCAACCCGGACGTGGCCAGGGCCGCCGTGGCCGACGCCCTGCTCTGGACCAGGGGCGGTGCCGGCGGCGAACCCGCCTGGACCGAGGGCGGCAGCTACCAGGTCGTCAGGATCATCCGGATGCTGGTGGAGTTCTGGGACCGGGTCTCGCTGCACGAGCAGGAGACCATGATCGGCCGCCGCCGCGACACCGGCGCCCCGCTCGACGGCAACCGCGAGACCGACGTCCCCGACTACGCCGCCGACCCTCACGGCATCGCCGTCCCGATGACCGCGCACATCCGGCTGGCCAACCCCCGGACCAGGGCCACCGCCGCCCAGCAGATCCTGCGCCGCGGCTACAACTACGACCGCGGCGTGGACGTCAACGGCAACCTGGACGTCGGCCTGCTCTTCTGCAGCTACCAGCAGGACGTGGTCCGCCAGTTCGAGGCGGTCCAGGCCAGTCTGGCCGACGAGCCGCTGGTGGACTACATCCGCCCCACCGGCGGCGGCTACTTCTTCGCCCTGCCCGGAGTCCAGGGCCCGTCCGACTTCCTCGGTGCGGGCATGCTGTCCTGA
- a CDS encoding EfeM/EfeO family lipoprotein has translation MRQPPLRAAAAALTAATVIALLGVAVSDAPDGRPAAPVITVSENGCGAGWTASMIRHAGQVVLRLSDTARDPAEVYLIAPGSGEVYAEVLSLLPGVPRTLSTTLDGGSYALRCVFTDGQVRTSPTRTLGGTAAGAVAGVLPLPDLDLAAPVAAYRAYVTGALPGLLADSRRLDADLAAGDLARARADWLPAHLDYERLGAAYNSFGDFDAAVNGTADGLPGGTADPSWTGFHRIEYGLWHGQGAAELRPFGGELVKDVQDMIADFPSADTDPADLPLRSHEILENALQFQLTGDSDYGSGTALATLQANVQGTRAVLGTLAALITPRDPALLPALDSGLSTLDADLAACRTPSGWIAPNALPLTRHQQLDSALGGLLEQLSTVPDLLQGRPSA, from the coding sequence ATGCGTCAACCGCCACTCCGCGCCGCAGCGGCCGCCCTGACCGCGGCGACGGTGATCGCCCTGCTCGGCGTCGCCGTCTCCGACGCCCCGGACGGCCGCCCCGCCGCACCCGTGATCACCGTCAGTGAGAACGGCTGCGGCGCGGGGTGGACCGCGTCCATGATCAGGCATGCCGGGCAGGTGGTGTTGCGCCTCAGCGACACCGCCCGGGACCCGGCCGAGGTCTATCTGATCGCCCCCGGCAGCGGCGAGGTCTACGCCGAGGTGCTGTCGCTGCTGCCCGGGGTGCCCAGGACGCTGTCCACCACCCTGGACGGCGGCAGCTATGCCCTGCGCTGTGTGTTCACCGACGGCCAGGTGCGGACCTCCCCGACGCGGACGCTCGGCGGCACCGCCGCCGGCGCAGTGGCCGGCGTCCTGCCGCTGCCGGACCTGGACCTCGCCGCCCCCGTCGCCGCCTACCGCGCCTACGTCACCGGCGCGTTGCCCGGACTGCTCGCCGACAGCCGCAGGCTCGACGCCGACCTCGCCGCCGGCGACCTGGCCCGGGCCCGCGCCGACTGGCTGCCCGCGCATCTGGACTACGAGCGGCTGGGCGCCGCCTACAACTCCTTCGGCGACTTCGACGCGGCCGTCAACGGCACCGCCGACGGTCTGCCCGGCGGCACCGCGGACCCCTCCTGGACCGGCTTCCACCGGATCGAGTACGGCCTGTGGCACGGCCAGGGCGCCGCCGAACTGCGCCCGTTCGGCGGCGAGTTGGTCAAGGACGTTCAGGACATGATCGCGGACTTCCCCAGCGCCGACACCGATCCGGCCGACCTGCCGCTGCGCAGCCACGAAATCCTGGAGAACGCCCTGCAGTTCCAGCTCACCGGCGACTCCGACTACGGCAGCGGTACCGCGTTGGCGACGCTCCAGGCCAATGTGCAGGGGACCAGGGCGGTGCTCGGCACCCTCGCCGCGCTGATCACCCCGCGCGACCCCGCCCTGCTGCCCGCCCTGGACTCCGGCCTGTCCACGCTGGACGCCGACCTCGCCGCCTGCCGAACCCCCAGCGGCTGGATCGCCCCCAACGCACTGCCCCTGACCCGGCATCAGCAGCTCGACAGCGCGTTGGGCGGGTTGCTGGAGCAACTGTCCACCGTCCCCGACCTGTTGCAGGGAAGGCCGTCTGCATGA
- a CDS encoding alkaline phosphatase family protein, translating to MRLRSRTLAPLAVATAAAVAFGVAAVQTHATPAATPIAAKAVAGTVPTPAHVVVVMEENHSYSDIIGNSSAPYINSLAGQGALLTSSYAVTHPSEPNYLALFAGSTFGLSSDKCPVSEGTTANLGSELLAAGDTFKGYSEGLPSTGSTACTSGKYARKHSPWVNFSNVPSADSLPFSSFPTTTSGYANLPTLSFVIPNLNNDMHDGTIATADTWLNTNLSAYATWAQANNSLLIVTWDEDDYTESNQIPTIIVGQSVSPGTYDETVDHYNLLATLEQMYGLTAVGNSASATAITDIWD from the coding sequence ATGCGTCTGAGGTCCCGCACGCTCGCCCCGCTCGCCGTTGCGACGGCCGCAGCCGTCGCCTTCGGCGTGGCCGCCGTACAGACCCACGCCACGCCCGCCGCTACCCCGATAGCCGCCAAGGCCGTGGCCGGCACCGTGCCCACACCGGCCCATGTCGTGGTGGTGATGGAGGAGAACCACTCCTACTCCGACATCATCGGCAACAGCAGTGCTCCCTACATCAACTCCCTGGCCGGACAGGGTGCGTTGCTCACCTCCTCGTACGCGGTGACCCACCCCAGCGAGCCCAACTACCTGGCGCTGTTCGCCGGCAGCACCTTCGGTCTGAGCAGCGACAAGTGCCCGGTGAGCGAGGGCACCACGGCCAACCTGGGCTCCGAGCTGCTCGCCGCGGGCGACACCTTCAAGGGCTACTCCGAGGGCCTGCCCTCCACCGGCTCGACCGCCTGCACCTCCGGCAAGTACGCCCGGAAGCACTCGCCCTGGGTCAACTTCAGCAACGTCCCCAGCGCCGACTCGCTGCCGTTCAGCTCCTTCCCCACCACCACCTCCGGCTACGCGAACCTGCCGACGCTGTCGTTCGTGATCCCCAACCTCAACAACGACATGCACGACGGCACCATCGCCACCGCCGACACCTGGCTGAACACCAACCTGTCCGCCTACGCGACCTGGGCCCAGGCCAACAACAGCCTGCTGATCGTCACGTGGGACGAGGACGACTACACCGAGAGCAACCAGATCCCCACCATCATCGTCGGCCAGTCGGTCAGTCCCGGGACCTACGACGAGACCGTCGACCACTACAACCTGCTGGCGACCCTTGAGCAGATGTACGGGCTGACGGCGGTGGGCAACAGCGCCTCCGCCACCGCCATCACCGACATCTGGGACTGA
- a CDS encoding histidine kinase: MSALLRLRVPRRSLPRIPPLAVDGAVALAQIAVGLQLGLHPQLPWQPLDFLGTALTCLIGLVTVARRRAPLLVLLACCALWTLFVALGFWPVVNSLVPMVALYTLASLRPARQAALGAVLIAAVWIFAGLRTPGSQMDGVVIQALVFPAVIWRFGSSARQLSLSNEQLARAAEQLLNDQEQRSLLALSDERTRIARELHDVVAHHMAVVSVQAGLARYVLDSDRDTAALALDTVLETASEALEELRHVLALLRTQPSPDQTQGENGDDGTVPYAPAAGLAQLPELTDRVSSAGIPVRLDVTGTVRLLAPGPDLCAYRVVQESLTNTLKHAPGAKATVALHYGSSELTLRISNDVCPHDSPAPLSSSGSSAGLVGMRERARLYGGQLEAGERESGGFEVTLTLPLPGAQPARRQQ; the protein is encoded by the coding sequence ATGTCGGCGCTCCTCCGCCTCCGCGTCCCGCGACGGTCCCTGCCGCGGATCCCGCCGCTCGCCGTGGACGGCGCCGTGGCGCTCGCGCAGATCGCCGTCGGACTCCAGCTCGGACTGCACCCGCAACTGCCGTGGCAGCCGCTGGACTTCCTCGGCACCGCGCTGACCTGCCTGATCGGGCTGGTCACCGTGGCCCGCCGACGGGCGCCGCTGCTGGTCCTGCTGGCCTGCTGCGCCCTCTGGACGCTCTTTGTGGCGCTCGGCTTCTGGCCGGTGGTGAACAGCCTGGTGCCGATGGTCGCCCTCTACACCCTGGCCTCGCTGCGACCAGCGCGCCAGGCCGCCCTCGGCGCCGTGCTGATAGCCGCGGTCTGGATCTTCGCGGGGCTGCGCACACCGGGCTCGCAGATGGACGGCGTGGTCATCCAGGCCCTGGTCTTCCCCGCGGTGATCTGGCGCTTCGGCTCCTCGGCACGGCAGTTGAGTCTGAGCAATGAACAACTCGCCCGAGCTGCGGAACAGTTGCTCAACGACCAGGAGCAACGCTCCCTGCTGGCCCTGTCCGACGAACGCACCCGGATCGCCAGGGAGCTGCACGACGTGGTCGCCCACCACATGGCGGTGGTGTCGGTGCAGGCGGGCCTGGCCCGCTACGTCCTGGACAGCGACCGGGACACGGCGGCGCTGGCCCTGGACACGGTGCTGGAGACGGCGAGCGAGGCGCTGGAGGAGCTGCGGCACGTCCTGGCACTGCTGCGCACCCAGCCCTCACCGGATCAGACGCAGGGGGAGAACGGGGACGACGGCACCGTGCCGTACGCCCCCGCCGCCGGACTGGCCCAACTCCCGGAGCTGACCGACCGGGTGAGCTCCGCCGGGATCCCGGTCCGACTGGACGTGACCGGTACCGTGCGGCTGCTGGCGCCCGGCCCCGACCTGTGCGCCTACCGGGTGGTCCAGGAGAGCCTGACCAACACCCTCAAGCACGCCCCTGGCGCAAAGGCGACGGTCGCGCTGCACTACGGCAGCTCCGAACTGACCCTGCGGATCAGCAATGACGTCTGCCCGCACGACTCGCCCGCGCCGCTCAGCTCCAGCGGCAGCAGCGCCGGACTGGTCGGGATGCGCGAGCGCGCCCGGCTGTACGGCGGTCAACTGGAGGCCGGAGAACGCGAATCGGGCGGATTTGAGGTGACCCTCACCCTCCCGCTCCCTGGTGCTCAGCCCGCCCGTCGCCAACAATGA
- a CDS encoding response regulator transcription factor, whose translation MTSVLVVDDQVLIRAGLSALIAAAPGLDVVGQAADGHEALALNEQCRPDVVLMDVRMPGLDGVAATRRLLAPESPHRPKVLILTTFDLDEYVYAALSAGASGFLLKDTPPTRLLAAIGTAAHGDTLLAPSVTRRLVEAFAPRAAAAARTADPAPSTALRSLTGRENEVLRLVARGLGNPEIARTLRVSEATVKTHLNRTMSKLSLASRAQAVVLAYETGLVTPGQDEPDDPPGPAVAAR comes from the coding sequence GTGACGAGCGTGCTGGTCGTCGACGACCAAGTGCTGATCCGCGCGGGCCTGTCCGCCCTGATCGCCGCCGCCCCGGGCCTGGACGTCGTCGGCCAGGCGGCCGACGGGCACGAGGCGCTGGCCCTGAACGAGCAGTGCCGCCCGGACGTCGTCCTCATGGACGTGCGGATGCCCGGACTCGACGGGGTCGCCGCGACCCGGCGTCTGCTCGCCCCGGAGTCGCCGCACCGGCCCAAGGTGCTCATCCTCACCACCTTCGACCTGGACGAGTACGTCTATGCCGCGCTCAGCGCCGGAGCCAGCGGCTTCCTGCTGAAGGACACCCCGCCGACCCGGCTGCTGGCCGCCATCGGCACCGCCGCCCACGGCGACACCCTGCTGGCCCCCAGCGTCACCCGCCGCCTGGTGGAGGCCTTCGCACCCCGGGCCGCAGCCGCGGCGCGGACCGCCGACCCCGCGCCGTCCACCGCGCTGCGCTCGCTGACGGGTCGTGAGAACGAGGTGCTGCGATTGGTGGCGCGCGGTCTCGGCAACCCGGAGATCGCCAGGACCCTGCGCGTCAGCGAGGCGACGGTGAAGACGCATCTCAACCGCACCATGAGCAAGCTGAGCCTGGCGAGCAGGGCCCAGGCCGTGGTTCTGGCCTATGAGACCGGGCTGGTGACGCCAGGTCAGGACGAGCCCGACGACCCACCGGGGCCGGCGGTCGCCGCCAGGTAG